From one Rhodamnia argentea isolate NSW1041297 chromosome 1, ASM2092103v1, whole genome shotgun sequence genomic stretch:
- the LOC115743293 gene encoding probable pectinesterase 29: protein MASLGLRPTRAHSPPPPHFLLLLLLLCAGFAAGQDQCDWHGRARPGAAALPVIRVDPSGRSGNFTRVQAAIDWVPSQNQRWVCIYVMEGTYREKVVIPFEKPFIILKGRGKRKTEIVWDDHETVLQSPTFASLADNIVVKSMSFRNSYNNPSNDNPRTPAVAAMVAGDKSYFHRVGFWGLQDTLWDVHGRHYFKSCTIQGAVDFIFGEGQSIYEGCSISVLGNALAPGLPGFITAQGRNNQHDMNGFVFKNCNVFGYGSAYLGRPWREYARVLFYYSNFTDVVNPQGWDAWLATGHEEQLTFAEYGCYGPGAAVNGRVSWLRNLDVLSVERLTSLSFVDSQGWIASAPF from the exons ATGGCTTCTCTTGGCCTCAGACCCACCAGAGctcattctcctcctcctccccacttcctcctcctcctcctcctgctctgCGCCGGCTTCGCGGCAGGGCAAGACCAATGCGACTGGCACGGTAGAGCTCGCCCCGGGGCCGCGGCTCTGCCGGTCATCCGCGTCGACCCGTCGGGCCGATCCGGGAACTTCACCAGGGTCCAGGCCGCCATCGACTGGGTCCCCTCCCAGAACCAGCGCTGGGTCTGCATTTACGTCATGGAAGGTACCTACAG AGAGAAGGTGGTGATTCCTTTCGAGAAGCCGTTCATCATCCTCAAAGGGCGAGGGAAGAGGAAGACGGAGATCGTCTGGGACGATCACGAGACCGTCCTTCAAAGCCCCACTTTCGCTTCTTTAGCAGATAACATTGTTGTCAAGAGCATGAGTTTCAGG AACTCGTACAACAACCCGTCGAACGATAACCCGAGGACCCCGGCGGTGGCAGCGATGGTCGCCGGCGACAAGTCCTACTTCCACCGGGTCGGGTTCTGGGGTTTGCAGGACACGCTGTGGGACGTGCATGGCAGGCATTACTTCAAGAGTTGCACGATTCAAGGGGCGGTCGATTTCATCTTCGGGGAAGGCCAGTCCATTTACGAG GGTTGCTCCATATCGGTGTTGGGGAATGCCCTGGCGCCGGGGCTGCCGGGGTTCATCACGGCGCAGGGGAGGAATAACCAGCACGACATGAACGGGTTCGTGTTCAAGAACTGCAACGTGTTCGGCTACGGCTCAGCCTACTTGGGAAGGCCATGGCGGGAGTACGCACGAGTCTTGTTCTACTATTCCAACTTCACCGACGTCGTCAATCCCCAGGGGTGGGACGCCTGGCTTGCCACCGGCCACGA GGAGCAGTTGACTTTTGCCGAGTATGGCTGCTACGGACCTGGCGCCGCCGTGAACGGCCGGGTGAGCTGGCTGAGGAACCTCGATGTGTTGTCGGTGGAGCGCTTGACAAGCTTAAGCTTCGTTGATTCTCAAGGATGGATCGCAAGCGCCCCGTTTTAG
- the LOC115743336 gene encoding 60S ribosomal protein L13a-3: protein MVSGSGLCAKRVVVDGRHHMLGRLASVLAKELLNGQRVVVVRCDEICLSGGLVRQKMKYMRFLRKRMNTKPSHGPIHFRAPAKILWRTIRGMIPHKTKRGAAALARLKTFEGVPPPYDKVKRMVIPDALKVLRLQAGHKYCLLGRLSSEVGWNHYETIKELERKRKEKSQLVYERKKQLTKLRVKAEKAAEEKLGAQMEVIAPIKY, encoded by the exons atGGTGTCGGGGTCGGGGTTGTGCGCGAAGCGGGTGGTGGTGGACGGCCGCCACCACATGCTGGGGCGGCTGGCGTCTGTGCTGGCGAAGGAGCTCCTGAACGGCCAGAGGGTGGTCGTGGTCCGTTGCGACGAGATTTGCCTCTCGGGCGGGCTCGTGAGGCAGAAGATGAAGTACATGCGGTTCCTCAGGAAGCGCATGAACACCAAGCCCTCTCATGGCCCCATCCACTTCAGAGCCCCTGCGAAGATCCTGTGGCGCACCATCCGTGG GATGATTCCTCACAAGACTAAGCGAGGAGCAGCAGCGCTTGCCCGCTTGAAAACCTTTGAGGGTGTTCCCCCGCCATATGACAAGGTTAAGAGAATGGTCATCCCTGATGCACTCAA GGTGTTGAGGCTCCAGGCTGGTCACAAATACTGCTTGCTGGGCAGGCTTTCATCTGAAGTGGGATGGAATCACTATGAAACTATTAAG GAGCTtgagagaaagaggaaggagaaatcGCAGCTCGTATATGAGAGGAAGAAGCAGTTGACCAAGCTGAGGGTTAAGGCCGAGAAGGCTGCCGAAGAGAAGCTCGGTGCCCAGATGGAAGTCATCGCACCCATAAAATATTGA
- the LOC115743335 gene encoding protein PHR1-LIKE 2 isoform X1 yields MYSALHSLPLDGGCVSQSSGDFHGSLDGASLPGDSCLVLTADPKPRLRWTAELHERFVDAVAQLGGSDKATPKTILRTMGVKGLTLYHLKSHLQKYRLGKQSGKDSSGNSKDAPGDTESLNTGSSATSSSRILSQELNDSYGVTEALRVQMEVQRRLHEQLEVQRHLQLRIEAQGKYLQSILEKACKVLNDQVAVPAGLEEARDELSELAIKVSNDCPALKPVETLKMPCFSELAAALDSNSQSGLPSRFGDPSAKSCLTSLDSSISPNTLGLHVISMKKRLRPVFDNRELLPMESSTQKQVDWTMNNIG; encoded by the exons ATGTACTCGGCGCTTCACTCGCTGCCGCTCGACGGCGGGTGCGTCAGCCAGAGCAGCGGCGACTTCCACGGCTCCCTCGACGGCGCCAGTCTGCCCGGCGACTCCTGCCTCGTACTCACCGCCGACCCCAAGCCCCGCCTCCGCTGGACCGCCGAGCTCCACGAGCGCTTCGTCGATGCCGTCGCCCAGCTAGGTGGTTCCGACA AAGCAACCCCAAAGACTATTTTGAGAACCATGGGTGTAAAAGGCCTTACTTTGTATCACTTGAAGTCTCATCTTCAG AAATACCGTTTAGGGAAACAGTCGGGCAAAGATTCAAGTGGCAACTCCAAGGATG CCCCAGGTGATACGGAGAGTCTGAACACAGGCTCATCGGCTACGTCTTCATCAAGAATCCTCTCCCAGGAACTTAATGA CAGTTACGGAGTTACCGAAGCTTTGCGTGTCCAAATGGAAGTCCAACGAAGGCTTCATGAGCAGCTGGAG GTCCAGCGCCATCTCCAACTGCGGATTGAAGCCCAAGGGAAGTATCTACAATCAATACTTGAGAAAGCTTGTAAAGTTCTCAATGATCAAGTTGCTGTCCCTGCTGGGCTTGAAGAAGCCAGAGATGAGCTCTCTGAACTAGCTATTAAGGTCTCTAATGACTGTCCTGCACTAAAGCCTGTTGAAACTCTGAAGATGCCTTGTTTCTCCGAACTAGCAGCTGCTCTAGATAGCAACTCACAATCTGGTTTGCCATCTCGGTTTGGTGACCCGTCAGCGAAAAGCTGCTTGACATCATTGGACAGCTCAATTTCGCCAAATACTTTAGGTTTGCATGTTATTTCCATGAAGAAGAGACTAAGGCCGGTGTTTGATAACCGGGAACTATTGCCAATGGAAAGCAGCACACAAAAGCAAGTAGACTGGACGATGAATAATATTGGATGA
- the LOC115743335 gene encoding protein PHR1-LIKE 2 isoform X2 — protein MYSALHSLPLDGGCVSQSSGDFHGSLDGASLPGDSCLVLTADPKPRLRWTAELHERFVDAVAQLGGSDKATPKTILRTMGVKGLTLYHLKSHLQKYRLGKQSGKDSSGNSKDAPGDTESLNTGSSATSSSRILSQELNDYGVTEALRVQMEVQRRLHEQLEVQRHLQLRIEAQGKYLQSILEKACKVLNDQVAVPAGLEEARDELSELAIKVSNDCPALKPVETLKMPCFSELAAALDSNSQSGLPSRFGDPSAKSCLTSLDSSISPNTLGLHVISMKKRLRPVFDNRELLPMESSTQKQVDWTMNNIG, from the exons ATGTACTCGGCGCTTCACTCGCTGCCGCTCGACGGCGGGTGCGTCAGCCAGAGCAGCGGCGACTTCCACGGCTCCCTCGACGGCGCCAGTCTGCCCGGCGACTCCTGCCTCGTACTCACCGCCGACCCCAAGCCCCGCCTCCGCTGGACCGCCGAGCTCCACGAGCGCTTCGTCGATGCCGTCGCCCAGCTAGGTGGTTCCGACA AAGCAACCCCAAAGACTATTTTGAGAACCATGGGTGTAAAAGGCCTTACTTTGTATCACTTGAAGTCTCATCTTCAG AAATACCGTTTAGGGAAACAGTCGGGCAAAGATTCAAGTGGCAACTCCAAGGATG CCCCAGGTGATACGGAGAGTCTGAACACAGGCTCATCGGCTACGTCTTCATCAAGAATCCTCTCCCAGGAACTTAATGA TTACGGAGTTACCGAAGCTTTGCGTGTCCAAATGGAAGTCCAACGAAGGCTTCATGAGCAGCTGGAG GTCCAGCGCCATCTCCAACTGCGGATTGAAGCCCAAGGGAAGTATCTACAATCAATACTTGAGAAAGCTTGTAAAGTTCTCAATGATCAAGTTGCTGTCCCTGCTGGGCTTGAAGAAGCCAGAGATGAGCTCTCTGAACTAGCTATTAAGGTCTCTAATGACTGTCCTGCACTAAAGCCTGTTGAAACTCTGAAGATGCCTTGTTTCTCCGAACTAGCAGCTGCTCTAGATAGCAACTCACAATCTGGTTTGCCATCTCGGTTTGGTGACCCGTCAGCGAAAAGCTGCTTGACATCATTGGACAGCTCAATTTCGCCAAATACTTTAGGTTTGCATGTTATTTCCATGAAGAAGAGACTAAGGCCGGTGTTTGATAACCGGGAACTATTGCCAATGGAAAGCAGCACACAAAAGCAAGTAGACTGGACGATGAATAATATTGGATGA
- the LOC115743334 gene encoding receptor like protein kinase S.2 yields MMNRVCFVLPADQSGEIYRKPAKEGLEKQRHRYCGGPVLGLIRKQLHRLHDSRWAVKFCHRQEEDGGDREEKPKKQQSGVFFDMEGVQLADKVGKENPRIFSYSELYIGSNGFSENEVLGSGGFGRVYRAVLPSDGTVVAVKCVVERGERFEKTFEAELLAVAHLRHRNLVRLRGWCVHEDQLLLVYDYMPNRSLDRILFQRAAESPAPSPLSWERRREIVRGLAAALHYLHEQLETQIIHRDVKTSNVMLDSHFNARLGDFGLARWLEHELEYRAEAAPPPSKIHSRFHLAETTRIGGTIGYMPPESFQRRSAATSKSDVFSFGIVVLEVTSGRRAVDLACPDEQIVLLDWVRRLSDEGRLLKAGDSRLSDGSHRLSDMENMIHLGLLCTLHDPQWRPSMKWVVEVLSGDVPGKLPALPSFQSYPLYISLASPTSTSMSSTTTGLGRSGTTSTTTTTNGTAFSPSHYVTADAETIYATAERGETNSNTDNSSSANGGGRPRANAFFSVETPREISYKELVAATENFSESRRVAELDFGTAYRGFLDNRQHILVKRLGMNKCPALRARFSNELHNLGRLRHRNLVQLRGWCTEQGEMLVVYDYSTNCLLSHLLFHHEDPRRGRPVLRWRQRYNIIRSLASAILYLHEDWDEQVIHRNITSSAIVLDPDMNPRLSCFALAEFLTRNDQGHRAAQSANRSVRGIFGYMSPEYIESGEANTMTDIYSFGVVILEVVTGCMAVDFRRPEAFLVRRVSELEAQMKAIDELVDMRLNGEYDPRELMRLVKLGMACTRSDPGSRPSIRQIVSILDGNDRCFLRCQNESVNEWKQRNATSLSMIRSMQALGIQ; encoded by the coding sequence ATGATGAACCGGGTCTGCTTCGTTCTGCCCGCGGATCAGTCCGGCGAGATCTATCGAAAGCCCGCGAAAGAAGGGCTCGAGAAACAGCGCCATCGGTATTGTGGAGGTCCGGTTCTTGGTTTAATTCGCAAGCAGTTGCATAGGCTGCATGACTCCAGATGGGCGGTGAAGTTTTGCCATCGTCAAGAAGAGGACGGCGGCGATCGGGAAGAAAAGCCCAAGAAGCAACAGTCTGGTGTCTTCTTTGACATGGAAGGAGTCCAATTAGCTGACAAGGTTGGGAAGGAGAATCCCAGGATCTTCAGCTACTCGGAGCTCTACATTGGCTCTAATGGATTCAGTGAGAATGAGGTTCTTGGAAGTGGAGGCTTCGGAAGGGTGTACCGCGCGGTCTTGCCGAGCGATGGAACGGTGGTCGCGGTGAAATGCGTGGTGGAGAGAGGGGAGAGGTTCGAGAAGACCTTCGAGGCGGAGCTCCTGGCAGTGGCCCATCTCCGGCACCGGAATTTGGTCCGGCTCAGAGGGTGGTGTGTCCATGAGGATCAGCTGCTACTTGTCTATGACTACATGCCGAACCGGAGCTTGGACCGAATTCTGTTCCAACGGGCCGCGGAGAGCCCAGCCCCTTCGCCTCTCAGCTGGGAGAGGCGACGGGAGATCGTCCGAGGATTGGCAGCCGCTCTGCATTACCTCCATGAGCAGCTAGAGACGCAGATCATCCACCGTGATGTCAAGACGAGCAACGTGATGCTCGATTCTCACTTCAACGCCCGGCTTGGGGACTTCGGGTTGGCCCGGTGGCTCGAGCACGAGCTCGAGTACCGTGCCGAGGCGGCGCCACCGCCGTCCAAGATCCACAGCCGGTTCCATTTGGCGGAGACCACCAGGATCGGTGGCACTATCGGGTACATGCCACCTGAGAGCTTCCAGAGGCGGAGCGCTGCGACGTCCAAGTCAGATGTCTTCAGCTTCGGGATCGTAGTGCTGGAGGTGACCTCCGGGAGGCGGGCAGTCGACCTCGCGTGCCCGGACGAGCAAATCGTGTTGCTTGATTGGGTCAGGAGGCTATCTGACGAAGGCAGGCTGCTAAAAGCAGGGGACAGTAGGCTATCCGACGGCTCGCACCGCCTCTCAGACATGGAAAACATGATCCATCTCGGCCTGCTCTGCACGCTCCATGACCCGCAGTGGCGGCCGAGCATGAAATGGGTGGTTGAGGTGCTTTCCGGCGACGTTCCGGGGAAGCTGCCCGCCCTCCCTTCCTTCCAGTCATACCCCTTGTACATCTCTCTGGCCTCCCCGACAAGCACAAGTATGAGCAGCACGACCACGGGACTAGGCCGGTCCGGCACCACGTCGACCACCACTACCACGAATGGCACCGCATTTAGCCCGTCCCACTATGTCACTGCTGATGCCGAAACCATATATGCGACAGCCGAAAGAGGAGAGACCAATAGCAATACTGACAATTCCTCCTCCGCTAACGGCGGTGGCCGTCCCCGAGCGAATGCTTTCTTCTCGGTCGAAACCCCGCGCGAGATATCATACAAAGAGCTCGTCGCTGCCACAGAAAATTTCTCCGAGTCGCGGAGGGTTGCAGAGCTAGACTTTGGGACGGCTTACCGCGGGTTCCTCGATAACCGGCAGCACATCCTGGTCAAGAGGCTCGGCATGAACAAGTGCCCTGCACTACGAGCCCGGTTCTCGAATGAGTTGCACAATTTGGGCAGGCTCCGGCATCGCAACCTAGTGCAGCTCCGTGGATGGTGCACCGAGCAAGGAGAGATGCTCGTAGTGTACGACTACTCGACGAACTGCCTCCTGAGCCATCTCCTGTTCCATCATGAGGATCCACGGAGGGGCCGCCCCGTCTTGCGATGGCGTCAAAGGTACAACATCATCAGGTCGCTCGCTTCTGCGATTCTTTACCTTCATGAAGATTGGGACGAGCAAGTGATTCACAGAAACATCACCTCTTCCGCCATCGTTCTCGATCCAGACATGAACCCGCGGCTTAGCTGTTTTGCCCTTGCCGAATTCTTGACAAGAAACGATCAAGGGCATCGCGCAGCGCAAAGTGCAAACAGATCGGTTCGAGGGATCTTCGGCTACATGTCGCCTGAGTATATTGAATCAGGGGAAGCAAACACGATGACAGACATATACAGCTTCGGTGTCGTGATACTTGAGGTGGTCACAGGATGTATGGCGGTCGATTTTCGGAGGCCTGAAGCGTTCCTAGTGAGAAGGGTGTCTGAATTAGAGGCACAGATGAAAGCAATAGACGAATTGGTTGACATGAGACTGAACGGCGAGTATGATCCTAGAGAACTGATGAGATTGGTCAAATTGGGAATGGCATGCACGAGATCCGACCCGGGATCAAGACCGAGCATCAGGCAGATTGTGAGCATCCTCGACGGGAATGATCGGTGCTTCTTACGATGTCAGAACGAGAGCGTGAATGAGTGGAAGCAAAGGAATGCCACTTCTTTGTCAATGATTAGAAGTATGCAAGCTCTAGGAATTCAATAG